A stretch of the Hippocampus zosterae strain Florida chromosome 18, ASM2543408v3, whole genome shotgun sequence genome encodes the following:
- the cabp7b gene encoding calcium-binding protein 7, whose product MPVRAVTTRFMYKGLCTIPDVLTYRTPVSLPEDELEEIREAFKVFDRDGNGFISKQELGMAMRSLGYMPNEVELEVIIQRLDMDGDGQVDFDEFVTLLGPKLSTAGMPDKFHGADFDSVFWKCDMQKLTVDELKRLLYDTFRDHLTMKDIENIIMTEENHLNSPESHVDIDTSPTQQEKHTCVRKSLICAFAIAFIISVMLIAANQMLRRGMK is encoded by the exons ATGCCAGTGCGCGCCGTGACCACCAGGTTCATGTACAAGGGGCTGTGCACCATCCCGGATGTCCTCACCTACCGGACCCCCGTAAGTCTCCCTGAGGATGAGCTGGAGG aaatccgagaggcgttcaaagtgTTTGACCGAGATGGCAACGGCTTCATCTCCAAACAGGAGCTGGGCATGGCCATGCGTTCCCTGGGCTACATGCCTAATGAGGTGGAGCTGGAGGTCATCATCCAGAGACTGGACATGGATG GAGACGGTCAGGTGGACTTTGACGAGTTTGTCACGTTGCTCGGTCCCAAGCTATCTACGGCCGGAATGCCGGATAAGTTCCATGGAGCAGACTTCGATTCTGTCTTCTGGAAG TGTGACATGCAGAAGCTGACGGTGGACGAGCTCAAGCGTCTTCTATACGACACCTTCCGGGACCACCTCACTATGAAGGACATCGAGAACATCATCATGACCGAGGAAAACCATCTCAACAGCCCCGAGTCACACGTGGACATCGACA CGAGCCCCACGCAACAGGAGAAGCACACGTGTGTGCGCAAGAGCCTGATCTGTGCCTTCGCCATCGCGTTCATCATCAGCGTCATGCTCATCGCCGCCAATCAAATGCTGCGCAGAGGAATGAAGTAG
- the zmat5 gene encoding zinc finger matrin-type protein 5, translating into MGKRYYCDYCERSFQDNMHNRKKHLFGVQHQRAKKAWFDHFRGYEDILKDEQAKKPCRKFLQRGICDFGPSCRFSHMSEAEMFNLRRKMQDERRRLEGWEDPSEAEPSLDVWLSTREKRRSGRASKGVQDEREEDLTQSDIPPQIFSIPDLPPSLVPPPPGGWKMDSNAKWG; encoded by the exons ATGGGAAAAAGATACTACTGCGACTACTGTGAGCGTTCCTTCCAGGACAACATGCACAACAGGAAAAAGCATCTTTTTGGCGTGCAGCACCAAAGAGCTAAAAAGGCCTGGTTCGACCATTTCAGAG gCTATGAAGATATTTTAAAAGACGAACAGGCAAAGAAACCCTGCAGGAAGTTCCTCCAAAGAG GCATTTGCGATTTTGGCCCCAGCTGCAGGTTTTCTCACATGTCCGAGGCAGAGATGTTCAATTTGCGAAGGAAGATGCAAG ATGAGAGACGGCGCTTGGAGGGCTGGGAGGACCCGAGCGAGGCCGAGCCCAGCCTGGATGTGTGGTTGTCCACCAGGGAGAAGAGGAGAAGCGGCCGGGCCAGCAAAGG TGTGCAAGACGAGCGGGAGGAGGACCTGACGCAGAGTGACATTCCGCCGCAGATCTTCTCCATTCCGGACCTGCCACCCTCACTGGTGCCGCCTCCTCCAGGTGGCTGGAAAATGGACAGCAATGCGAAATGGGGATGA